A window of Hordeum vulgare subsp. vulgare chromosome 5H, MorexV3_pseudomolecules_assembly, whole genome shotgun sequence genomic DNA:
CCTTAAACTAAGAAACCTTCAGAAAATTTTGGGCATCTTTATTACATTTCTCTTAACACAAAACTAAAAAGTCTTGTTGATTCGCTGGTCTGCAGAAAGATTATAAGCATGCTCCGAGGCAActattttgaaacatgaacacgATTGGAGTCCTGCTAACGGATAGGAAAATTATAATTGATAAATAAAAGGAATTGTGTGATCCAGCCACTGATGGTGGATACAAAGATATAATCTCGAAGCATCACTTGTATGCAAATTAAACTCATCTCCTAAAGTCCGAGGATATGATCATGGGAATCCTCCAAAGAATCAGTGGATTTCAGTCCAAGGATTTCACCAGCTAAGTCAACATTTCTTTAAAATTCAAATTAAAGAAAAAAATTCCTAACTCCAAACTGTCTcacaaagaagaaagaagaaagccCGAATAAATAATACACATTCTTTTGGGCGGGCCAAGGTAAAGAATTGTACATACTTTTGGCCGCAATATTTCAGTAGACATTAGTTACTACTTACTCCGTAaattaatataagagcatttaaaacactactttagtaatctaaacactcttataataGTTTGCAGAGGGAGTACTCAGGTATTTCGGAAAAATAACTCAATTCTGAACTTTTGGCAAAAAAAAACTCAATTCTGAACCATATATTTAAAAACCAAATCAATTCTTCGCTAACTGGGCTTGCCCATAACCAGTTATGTAGTAACTAAATTACAATGTGTATACTTGCAAACAACAATTGACTTGATAATTCATGTTACAGAATTGCTCGTCCGTGCATTCAATTAGGGTAACTATGAATTTCAGATTTCTAGGTGTGTGTGCCAGATTTCTTTTATGAAACCAGAACAAAGTTATTTATGTGAATCTCTAGTTAGAAACCAACTGAAATAAATAAAATGTCTAATGTGAAAACTCATAAAACTGAATGGAATAAAGAAATAGCAGGATTGAGCACCACATACCAAGTGTTAGATGTCGAAAAGAGTAGTCGTTATCACTTTAAGGTCGATCCATCATGAAGGAAAGCCTGAACAAATGGTCAAATTCTGTAAAGAAAAACAATCAATATTGAGAGGACTGTTAACTACACCTCAAGGAGCATTTTGAAGCAGGGAAATTATATATCATGATTAACATTATCCTTGCCAAGTCAAGAATTTTTCCTTTTACAAGCTTGATCTCCCATATGAAGTATCTTATATATACAACATAGCAAGGTAGCCTATATGAAATAACAACTGGGACAATAAACCGAATTACTACTCAAGGTGAACGACCAAAAACTAATTGAAACGTGCAATTTCAGAATCCACTCCATCTCCTGTGCTGGTACTACGATCCATAACACTCAATGAGACCTTGAGATCTACCTAAAGGCCTAAAACCCCTACCTCATACTtaatactccttccattcctaaatatttgtctttctaaagtatatagacataatttagagtttaagttcactcattttgctccgtatgtagtccatacttgaagctctaaaaagacaaatatttaggaacgaaggatgTACTAATGATGTGACATGCATCCTATGAAAAAAAGAACATGCAGAATACAAGCATGGTGGTGAGTGGAACTGGGAAAGGCAGCAAGGGAGCGTGTACCTATACAAGGGGGATGCTGCCATGCAACAATCCCTTGGCTCACTCATGGTCTGCTGCACCGAGCAATGCAAGTGGATACTCTGACCGTTTGAATGCAACGAACTTTCAGAATTTAATGTATCCGTCAAGCACTTCTCAAGGCGGAGTTCCTGGTCAATCACCTCAATTGAAGGCATCGTCGATGAGAGTGTCAACTCCATCTTCAGTTGCCTCTATACCTGCTGCATCCTCACCTTCTAATTTGATTATGATGAAGAACAGTGGTCTCCAGCAACAACAAGCAAAAGCTCTGCAGGCTCTCCCCATCCCAAATTACCAGTCACAAAGCATGAGTTCGTCAAAGATTGGGCACTCCCTTACTAATCTTTctagtggaggaggaggggacctATCTCGATCTTCAAATGCTCCTGTTGCTTTTGGTTCGCCATCTACTTCAGTCTCCAAAAGTATTGGTGGTAGCCCACCTGCATCTGGAAGTGCGAAGGGTGGCCAGCCAGTTGTCCAATTGTCATCGCCTCAACAACATGCAGCCAAGAACTCTCCTTCGACTTCTGGATCCAAGTCAGCCTCCACAAATCACTACAGCAGTATGCCTATGCCATCTATCCTTGGTCAGCAGCCAAACATGGCTCACTCTGGCGGTAAGCAGCAGTCCCATGGACCCTCATTGAAGCAACATCAACCATTCTCGCAAGGCCACTTCTTCATCTCCAATGCGTTCGCACCACCACAAGGTCCGCCTCAGCATGTAAATGCTGGAGTTGGTGCTGTCCTCTACCAAAAGCGCTCGACTGACAAGAcgcggcagcagcaacagcagaatGTTGTATCTGGTTTGTCTGCTATGCTCTCTCTTGGTTCCATGTCAATGTCCACAGCTGCGATTCCAGCTAATGCAGGGAAGGCAGCCGGCAGTAACATGAAGGCCAATCTTCATCCAACTGCTGGTGATTACCCTGACTAACATGGTCAATACAATAGTCATTTACAAAATATTTTGGGGATGGATGCCAAACAGTACAGAGGCATAACAACTCATCTGCTTAAAACTGGATTAAACAAAGGGAATTTGTACAAACATGATGGGTTGTGCCTGATTTTTACAAGATATAGCGGACATCGATCACCTGGGTTCACGGGGCCGTAGCTACCAATCCTCCGGTGTTCTGTAATCCTGCACGGGATGCAAAACTGCCGCTTAGACTCCTCATCCATGCCCTGAGTATCCATTTCCCCATTCTATACTATACATGCTTCATAACCAACATTGGGGCATTTACTAAAAAATATTATGCAGCAAATAATGGTAGAAGAAAACAAGTAGGGATTGTACGTAGTATACATAAAAAAAGAAAGCAAGGATAGAGATAAGATGTACAACTGAAGATGAACAAAAAAGGAGTTGCTGCAGGTAGCTGTCCATGGACAGGTTCAGTATTTGCAACTGAACATCGAAAGAGAAGGTTTCAGGGGTGGTGGAACTCACCTGGGCCTCGATGGCATGCCACGGGCTGCTGGCAGCAGAGCAAGCAACGCGGGCGTGCTGTGCGGGGACCCGAGGACCGTGGATGCCCGACTTCCTGCTGCTTCCCAGCGCTCGAGTGTAGGGGGTGAAGCTAATGACACCACTATCTCTAtaagcaaaaaagaaaataaaagaaaaaaaaacagcctTAAAACATGCAAAAGAGTGTCATCATGATGTGCAAGGAGTTGGGTACTGATATGACAAGGGGGCAGAGTAATTTGGTAGTAAAAATTGATTCCAGAATCATGATTGCCAATGAGCATCAATATCAGACTTCTATTGCTGAACATGGGGGGGTGACCAATATCTTGATTTCTATTAGCAAGTACTCTGTATGAAGCAAACTGGATGCGATAAACAAGCATTAGATTGTAATCATTTTAAAACCTAAACAAAACTACACTGGCACGCCTGCAAATGAAAGCATGTTCAGTGATAGTGAACATGCATATATAAATAAAATGACAGTAGCATGCAAATGAAACTATgcttggtggtggtagtagtaccgGGTGATCCTGTTGTCGGTGCATACTGAACTCACTGGCAAAGAGCTGGGAATAGATATGCCTTTTCCTCTGTTTACAAACCTGGACATCAGCATTCTCCATGTTGACACGAAGCAAATACTGGGCATTGAACACCAGTCGACGGTCCAACACACTGGTATCATCTACGCGATGGCTCAGAATTGAAGATACACATAGTTTCGACTCCATAGTTTATAGAACAATAAGCCATATGTTCTGGTAAGGGTTAtgaaaagagagagggagaggttctAAAGCAAAGTTTCAGACAACACCTACCGCTTCTCCTCCTGAGAATGTTGCGAAGGCTACAGAGAGGCAACAAAAATACACCATTATTGCTCCACTTCACCGGAAGAGTAGCATACTCATGAAGCCCCATAGAATAAATTACCCAGAAGATGCATATTTTAAGCATGTATATAAGCCATTACAAGAAGCTGGTAATAGATCGAGAGGAAAACTAAGGAAATGCCAAGAACCGATGGGTTTG
This region includes:
- the LOC123397440 gene encoding uncharacterized protein LOC123397440, whose product is MVVSGTGKGSKGACTYTRGMLPCNNPLAHSWSAAPSNASGYSDRLNATNFQNLMYPSSTSQGGVPGQSPQLKASSMRVSTPSSVASIPAASSPSNLIMMKNSGLQQQQAKALQALPIPNYQSQSMSSSKIGHSLTNLSSGGGGDLSRSSNAPVAFGSPSTSVSKSIGGSPPASGSAKGGQPVVQLSSPQQHAAKNSPSTSGSKSASTNHYSSMPMPSILGQQPNMAHSGGKQQSHGPSLKQHQPFSQGHFFISNAFAPPQGPPQHVNAGVGAVLYQKRSTDKTRQQQQQNVVSGLSAMLSLGSMSMSTAAIPANAGKAAGSNMKANLHPTAGDYPD